The DNA window ACAATATGGATCATGCAGGGTAATGTTGATTACCAACAAGTTAGCTCACAACAAAAGCACATATTTCATTTTCAATCAGTTCAAACAATTGATTCAACTGAAGAAAACACTAAGCATAATGATTTTTAATTGTATAGACAAGAGCATATGGTCCAAAGGACATGGAgataaaaaatgaaatataGAAGATAAGATCAAATGATGAATCTCAATGCCTAAACAGAATagaacttcaaattctttcaacaCTACATGCTTGCCTTTTATTAGGGGGAGGACGATCAAATATCTCTCGTTGATTGACGGTAGGCATTGACCCATGCAGGGGAAGAACCATATATTTTGTGGGATCTCCAAGGAATCTATTTCCCTTAATTTTGTCAAGTAACTTTGATATGTCATCCCAGCCTGTAAGGAATACAAGAATTGCTCCATCTCTCTCATTGCGACATATATGTTCAATTGTCGCCTCCACCTACAAAAGTTATGATGATTTGAATGCAAATTTGTTTTATCCATTTTTAACAAAGGACGAGAATTCATTTTCTACATAGAAAAACTTCCGTCAGCATGACAGCATATGCTCATTAGAGAGTGAGATGCAACACATTCTTCAAAGCAACAGAGACATGCGGGTGCTAAAGTAAGTGATTTACCAGCCCCAAATCAAGCTGTGAACCAGACCAAGCTTCAAGAGACTTTCTTGTAGCTGTGCTGTAATTTTTGAACTGAACATCAATATCGGCATCCTGCATGTCCAAAGCATTATCCTCATAACTACTTAACACAAACAATATAGGAAATGCTCAAGCTAAAAATTATAAACACAGACATTCTTTTGATTATAAGTCTATGCtgtcaaatattttaatgaaccaAGAGCTGTATCATTTCTCTAAACATGTACAAGTATTAAAGATGTGTACTAGAAGATAATTAGGTAGATTTCAATGAGGACATTGAGAATAATAAGGGAATGCTGGATTGCCTCAAATAATTCAGTTAAAGGATCTTTCTTGGAATCTTGCTGTCTCCTTCTCCTGGAATTTCCCCCCTCAAAGTTGTCATACTCTGACTTGACAGCGTAACGAGTTTTCTCCAGAATATCTTCAAGAAATAACTCTGCCACAGGAAAAGTTAATCCCTGCCATTTTTCAACAACAATAACATTTAAACATGTATCTTAAATTTGAACTCAAAAGATTCAagtaaatcaaaagaaaaagaagaaaattataCTGGTATATGTATTGTTGGGGAATTTCCAAAGTATTTGGAGAACAAGTCGGCATTGATGGTAGCACTCATTAGAATTAATCGTAGATCTGGACGCCGAGGAAGAAGGTCACGCAAAATTATGAGTAAAAAGTCCTCATTCATGCCTCTTTCATGAATTTCATCAACTAGCAAGTGGCTCACGCCCGTTAATTCTGGGTCTTGAACCTGTAGTTCAACATCAAATACAAGAGAGTTGTCACGGATAGTATAAATTAAATGGATTAGAAAGATTGCATGTATAATGGTGCCATTGGAATACAAGCATATTACCATCAATGATATAGCACTAACTTAAAGAGTATATCAAGGTAACTTAGAATGTATTAAATGTTACAAAATTGTTACCACTACCAATATCATTAGAACTAATTAATCATTAGAACTAATTATAAAAACTAGAAAAATATTCCCTAGATGATAGCTTTTACAGAAAATAAACGGGAGAGGTTTCTAAAACATGGACTAACAAATGTTCCAACAATCACCATTGTTTTGCGAAGTATAATTATACACTTTAACATTACTTTTCTGAGTGCTAGgatgcacaaaattataactcgtgaataaacaaaaacaacttgTTTTCCCAGGGGAGATCTAAACAATTATTTATCTCAAGGTCTCAGAACAAACAGAAACCTAAGGACTGAATCAAGCTACACATCAAGCAACTTCCAAGTCaggaagttaaaaaaaaaaacatatttatacGTTGTTGAAGGCTAGCTAGGGAAGAAAACAAGGACTAATCAGGATACCAGTCTAAACCAATTGTTGGAAACATAACAGATAAAACATATTACCAACTGTCGAAGTAACACTCCAGTGGTGCAAAATAACAGTCGTGTTTGAGCAGTACGCTTTGATTCAAGACGGATCTGATAACCAACAGTTTCACCAAGATTCTCTCCCCTTTCAGAGGATATACGAGCTGCAACAGATACAGCAGAAATACGACGAGGTTGTGTGCATATTATGTTGCAATCAGCACCATGCAGACGTGAGATCTCATCTTCTAGAATAAATTGCGGAAGCTGTGTTGTTTTTCCGCAACCTGTCTCCCCAGAGACTACCAAGACCTGGATTGTAAACAAATTTAAGAAGTGTAAGCAAATTAGTGGCATCTTGGAAAAAAGGATCAGTTATATGGTAAACAGTTAACATAACCTCTATTCCTGAACATATTTGTAAAAAGTACCTAGTCATCAGACCAATATAGACCACTAGATCAAGATCAACTAAAATGATGAACACCTAGTCAATACTGTTGATATATTCCACCTTCATCCTTTATTCTTCCTAGCAAACATCTAAGAAATGCTTTTCAAATTTTGACCTAAATAAATGTGTATCTTCATGCCAAATTATCGTGGAAGGTTGACAAGTGTACCCTAAAATTTACATAAAGTAAGCTGTACACACATCTGGGGATTCATTGCAAAATTGCAATATGCATCATGAGCCATACCAAGCTATCTCGAACTGGTGTTGTATATTTACAAATACACTGACCAATGAATTTCATCTGATGCAACTCACAGAGTGTCCCAAttaggttctctctctctctctctctctctctctctctctctctctctctctgtgcagAAGATGTTCAAACCATATTTTTTCCGTTTAGACTAAAATAAACATCATAAATAGCAATTCATACAAGAGTTCAACTTGCATAGTTTCTGGATAAAAAGGAGAATTTTAAATGAAAGTGGGCAAAATATTGCACCTGATTTTCTGAAACAGCTTTCAGAAACTCGGACTTCATTTTGAAAGCAGGAAGCTTTTCTCGAAACGATTGCATTGCTTTTAAACTATTGCTCACCTGCTCATAAGTAAGCAATAGCACGGATAAATCTCCCAACAAAACCCATTAAACGAAACAAGAAGTATGATATGCATGTATGTACCTTCATTTTTTCCTGTTTCTCCTTAAGTTGAAGGCTGAGTTTCTCTTTCTCATTAACATTATCAGGCTCTAACTGGGCTACAGGTTTACTCGTAATTACGCTAGCTGAAGTTTGTCTGTTTCCCTGCCCTGACCCAGAAGGCCCACTGACAGATATTTCCCCCTGTGACGGCGAGCTGTGCAAAAGACTCCCAACTCTATTGGCAGTCTCTGTAGACATTTTAATCtgtacaaaacacaaaaatgaatACTCCAGTACAAATTTGAAGCATTGTACCAACGCCCATTAAGTAAAGTCGTACCTCTTTCTGTGTGGAACCATGGCGCTCATCAAGATCTGCCCGGTAGTCCGGCAATGGAACTTTGCTGACCACCAAAGCCTTCCCTTTATTGTATGCATGGCTTTCTTTCCCCAAGCATAAAAAAACATGCAAAAAATGAAATTGTAAGACTAATAAGCAGCTTTGTTTTTACCCAAAATATAAATAAGAGGACTATGCATTGCACACCAAATGTACGAAATAATGTCATAGTGAGGCTACTTACAAGTAAAGCCCCAGTTGATAAGCCATGTCATATAGAATTTGCTGATCATTCCGGCTAAAATTACGCTTAATTACCATCTCCTGCTCCGCTCCGTTCTTCATCTGCTCCATCTTTCCCCACCATTCGGTCTCATCAAGCACTTCCATCTGCCAAGCATATCATATTCATTACATCTACAGGCTGTTCGTTATCCACTAGAATCCAACTTTTTTGTTTCCGAAACCCACGAGTCAAGGTGATTTAGCTACATTCATCATTTTCGAAAACTATAAATTCGTTTCAAATAGAATACCAAGCAACCCATATCAAGAACTTCCATCTGCTGTCCATATCATATCCATTATCATTAGGGCCTGTTTGGTACCCATATTATAtccaatttttgtttgttttcgaAACCAATGAGTTAAGTGTGTACCAGACAACTCCTTAATTTACCACAGATACTCTAAACtcttcaaatttcaattaaCCAAAGCAAAACACATAATCTAACCCACTGCCTACCTGGACAGCCTGCTGCCTCAGTCGCTCTGCGCGCCATACCGGGTCCCACCAGCGCTGTTCTCCGCCGCGGCCGCCTCCACCTCTGCCGCCGCCACCGCGACCGCCACCGCGGCGGCCTCCGCCAGAGTTAGGGCCGCCTCGGCGACCGCCTTGGAAGTTGGTGCGTCCGGACATGGCGAGTGTCGAGATCCCAGGGCGAAACGCGAAGATTTTGGGCGCGGCGAGGAGGTGTCGGGGAAGCGGGCAGCTTGTTGTTGCGCCAAGGAGTAAGCGCACTGACATTTATAACAAACACACGGACTGCACTTCCCACTTCAGATATGTTTGTGCGCGCTGCTGCGCACGGGCACGCGTCCAAGTGATGTAATTGGGCTTCCCACCGACAAACCCGATAAAGCCCAAATAATTACCCGACCCGAATACCGGACAACaaacgaaaacaaaaacaaaaacgaagTCGTAGAAGCTCTTCTCTGAGTTCTCTACGCAGATTTCATCCGCCAGAATCGCTCGTTCTCTGATCTTCCATTGACGCCCGGGATCTGAGAGAGCCCAGCCCCCGCCTGACTCACCCGACCCGCATCGACCCGGTGAGTGACTCAGTTCCGTCATTTACTCCGAGTCGCCGTCGCCAATTTCACCGCGCATTTCCAGAGAAATGGTGGATCCGGCGAATACGCCACTTGGCAGAATGTTATTGGAGGAGATCACTCCCGTCATCATGGTCCTCCGTACGCCCCTCGTCGAAGAAGCTTGCCTCAAGAACGGCCTCACCTTCGTTCAAATGCTCAAGCCCTTCTGCGTCTTCAACAACATCGACGGTGAACGCCACGCGCTTATTTCTCACTTCTCTACTAATTTATGCACCTATTTATGTGCGTGTTAGGGTTTCTGATGGTGGAATTTGAGTGGAAATTGAGATTTTTGTGTTTCGGTTTTGGTTCAGTGCCGGTGCGGACTGCGAGTGATCAACCCTACAGGCTTCAGAAGTTCGGGTTGCGGTTGTTTTATGAGTCCGATATTCGGCAACCAAACTTAGAGGTAACTTTTCGATTGTGCTGTTTTGTTGCTGTGAAAATGTGGGAACTGAAAAAATTGGAGTTTAGGATTTTTATTAGAACTTGGGAAGGTACAAACCTTCACTTCAGTTGGAGTATGATTGTGTTAATTAGTTGAAAACCCGGAAAAGAGATATGCGAAAGCGTCAAACTTGAGTTAGTTGAACTCAAGTTTTCTTGGCTACTAATTTGACTAGTGGATATTGGTAAGCTACTAGGCTGGCACATATAAACAGTTGACTTGATTTTTGAAAGCACGGACATTAACCGAGAGATGGGAAAGGGAAAAGGGAAAAAGGACTATACTTGTTAGATATTGAGTACACAGAGGAAGCATTAAGAAGAAATTTAAGCTCAAGTTGAAACAATTACAAGTCCAACTTGTTATATGTTAAATGTTCCTCGTTGGCTGGTTCTATCTCTTATGTACACTGTGTTGCTTTCCATCATGGTATGTTTCTCAGTGAAGCAAAGGgagaaaaaaatgagaagaagTATCATGTTGAAGTTTAGGTGGGTTTTGGCCCTTTTGGGTTTGAATATTATATCTGTTTTGCATATGTAGTTTTATAGTTAAGGTTAATTTCCTCTCGGATTCTCAACTGTCTGAGCCTGAGATATATTATTTAACGTCACCTAGGTAGCAAAAGAAAGGTTGAAACAAGTCATAACCCAGGCTGCGGAGAAAGATCTTTCTGAATTGTGCTCGGACCTACCTCAAATTGATAATGCATTATCCAGTAAGTAATATTCCTCATATAGATCCGTGGTCAACATTCTGCTCTCAAGGGAGTTGTGTTGTGGCCAACTATTTTctgttatatttaattttagatTTTGTGAAATTGATTGAGCAATTATCTTTCATAGGCTATTCTCTGCACCTGTGTTGtacaattgaaattgaaatgaatgCTTATTTTTACCCAGATCTGCATTTTTAACATTGATTATGGCTTTCCTTTGCAGTATCGGAATCTGAAGTTCAACCATCATGGTTTCAGTTTTTCAATAAAGAGCTTGTGCATACAGTGTCTTTTTCAGACCATGAAGCTTTTGATCATCCTGTGGCATGTAAGATGTTGAAACTTATAAAGTACCTATCTTTTGCCTATCTAGTTACAATTTAATGACAAAGCTCAAAAAGTCTGGTCCACGCTATCAGTCACAGAATCGTAGTTCTCAAAATgctagtttttctttttgtggTATTAATTGGTGGTCTGATGTAACTATCTTGTTTGATTTTACTTGCAGGTCTCGTTGTAGTTTCTTCAAAGGATGATCAGCCCATCAACAGATTTGTTGACCTCTTTAACTCGACCAAGTTGCCCTCCCTTCTTACTAATGGGGCAATGGACCCAAGGATTTTGAAGCATTATTTACTAGTGCATGATAATCAAGATGGACCTTTAGAGAAGTAAGTACCTTTCTGGCCTTCTAATCATGTTAGAAAGTGACTGAAGAATCTGCATGGCCATAAAACTTTTATACCTGTTGGTCAGCAGTCTCAAAACTTATCAAATTAATTTGTGTACACATTTGactgaatttagtaaatataggGAGGTAAGGAACTAAGGGGTATTTTTCATACCGTCAAGGTACATGGAGTTGAAACAAGGTAAGCtaacattttatttatttatttatttatttatttttgaatctaGTGTCTCCGGGTCTTTGACCCGACTACTCACTAGGCCACCCGCCTGACCCCACAACATTTGGTAGGCAAGAAACTCTAGCAATTGCTAGGTGGGTACCTTGAGAGGTGTCGAACCCCAGACCTCTTGGTAACAAACCAAGGGCCTGACCATTAGACTAAACACTCTTAGGTCAAGGTAAGCTAACATTGATAATCCAAATAGTCTTCTTAGTTCTCTTATAAACTATATTAGGATTATTGAGCTTCATAATCAAGGTGTTCAAGAGTGTTATGGTGGATATCAATGTTCAGATAAGGGTGTCCCTGATTTGGGTGTGAGTTGCGAAGCTGGTGGGTGGCCTTGATTTATCTTGGGCACCCTTCGGGGTGTAATCCATGCTTTCTGAAATTCGGGGATTATGAATTGTAAAATTCTGGGAATGTCCGTGTTTGCCTAGAGGTTATAACTCATGCTCATGCAGTCAGTCTTAAGTACTATTCCTACTAATTTCATGTCTATATTTAGACTCCCAAAGAGTGAACAAAATCCTAGAGATTTTCTACAGGAAAGGATGAAGAtttgaaacttttttttaataatgattcaacttcaTTAACAAAAGAAGCAAACAGAGAGGGGGGTCTAGCATACCAGCCCGAACACTCCTACCACAACAAGACCACAAACCCaagcaaacaaaaacaaacaacagCTGAGAACCAAAAACAGCCAGACTAGCAAATAGCTGCCTTCCAATCTAGACAAAGGAAGGAAACTGATATTCCAGTGTGAACTCATTAGAAACAGAAGACCATTAGACTGATAGAAACTGAAGTTTATTTGCTCCCCCATAATCCTTGAAGATCCTTTTATTTCTCTGCATCCAAACAACTTAAACCACAGCATGAAACATACAGACAAACAATACCCCGGCTTTGATGAGGAAAGACAATGCTTTGGTATTACCCAAGAGATACCTTCTCCCTGAACAACATCAGCCATAAACTCAAAGTCACAGGACAATGAAAAAAGGTGGTTGGTTGATTCAGAGGcaaactccgccgtgtaagtttatcttacattgccggtcccaagcccggataaaggaggagggggagggcgtcaggtagtcgacagctggcactccatgatcacgtcgaatccttatgaaaatgaatccagaacgaaatcgcgctaaagctagggcgtcacccgtaagtggcgcgctgtgtggcccgagcacagtgataagtgagcaagggtcgctgtatctccatcggcacccggatgcagtgttaaatgagcaagggggctatagaaacttcttttcgaacaactccactcaaagttgtttgggagcatatgctcctatcaactttacacgggacacacaaaagaagtactttgatcctattagacggggaagggtgaagaagctaggacagaaagGTAgtgttcaagagagcaaaatgcgtttaggaacgtggaatataggaaccttgacgggaaaatctatggaagtagtagaagttatggtgaggagaaggataaatattatgtgcctacaagaaactaagtgggttggtcgtaaggcaaaggatctagaaaactcagggtttaaactatggtattcgggcacaaatagaacgagaaatggtgttggcatcatcgtggacaagaccttgacacaagatgttgtagatgtcaagagggtaggagatagaatcatggcaatcaagattgtaataggacaagagcTTATCAacgtgattagtgcgtacgcacctcaagtagggttggatacaagttcgaaggagaaattttgggaagaccttggagacttggtgcaaggaattgctcagacggagaagttatttataggaggagatttaaatggacacgtgggcagggagacaggtaactatggaggttttcatggtggccatggttttggggagagaaacgaggatggggaagctatcttggattttgcaattgcatatgatctcttcttagccaacaccttctttaagaagagagaagaacatgtgatcacctacaagagtgggtcgtcaaaaacacaaatagattttcttctaatgaggaaaggggatcgtataacttgtaaggattgcaaagttataccaggagagagcgtggctaatcaacatcgcttgttggtgatggatgtacatatcaaaagagagaaaaaaaacaagacttggaagtgcccaaggactagatggtggaatctaaaagaagaaaaacaagccattttcaaagagaaagtaatcacccagtgtgtgtgggatagagagggggaagctaaccaaatgtgggattccatggctagttgtatccgaaaagtagcaaaagaggtattaggagagtccaagggctttgccccacaccaaaaggaatcttggtggtggaatgaggaggtacaaacaaaggtgaaggctaagaaggaatgttgtaaagccttatacaaggataggaccgatgaaaatggtgaaaggtatagaaaagcaaAGCAAGAGgcaaagaaagctgtgagagaagctaagttagcggcttatgacgatatgtataagcgactagataccaaagaaggagagttgaatatctataaactagctagagcaagggaaaagaagacaagagacctaaatcaagtgaggtgcatcaaggatgaggatggaaaggttcttgctacagagaacgcggttaaagacagatggaaatgttattttcataatcttttcaatgaaggtcatgaaaggagtgcttctttaggggagttgagtaactcagaagagtgtagaaactactctttttatcgtagaatccggaaggaagaagtggttgtagctttgaagaagatgaagcatagaaaagtagtaggcccagacgatataccaatcgaagtgtggaaagttttgggagagacaggtataacatggctcactgaccttttcaataggattttgaaaacgaagaagatgccaaatgagtggcgaatgagcactttggtgcctatctacaagaataagggcgatgtacaaaattgtatgaactataggggtattaagctaatgagtcatacaatgaagctctgggagagagtcattgagcatagattgaggcaagagacacgggtttcggacaaccaattcgggttcatgccagggcgctcaaccatggaggcaatctatctcttacgaagattgatggaaagatatacagatgggaaaaaggatttacacatggtctttatagatttggaaaaagcgtatgatagggtcccaagagacattctttggaggattttagagaagaaaggagtacgagtagcatatatccaagctatacaggatatgtatgaaggagcaaagactgccgtaagaactcatgaaggacaaaccgaaagctttcccataactgtaggattacatcaaggctcatccttaagtccttacctttttgcgttggtaatggatgagttaacaggacatattcaagatgatattccttggtgtatgctttttaacagacgatatagtgttgatagatgaaactcaggaaggggtaaatgcaaagcttaacctttggagagaagtgttggaatctaaaggtcttcgcctaagccgatcaaagacagaatatatggagtgcaagttcagtgcaaatggaggccaaaacgag is part of the Malus domestica chromosome 12, GDT2T_hap1 genome and encodes:
- the LOC103449624 gene encoding DExH-box ATP-dependent RNA helicase DExH1 isoform X1; its protein translation is MSVRLLLGATTSCPLPRHLLAAPKIFAFRPGISTLAMSGRTNFQGGRRGGPNSGGGRRGGGRGGGGRGGGGRGGEQRWWDPVWRAERLRQQAVQMEVLDETEWWGKMEQMKNGAEQEMVIKRNFSRNDQQILYDMAYQLGLYFHAYNKGKALVVSKVPLPDYRADLDERHGSTQKEIKMSTETANRVGSLLHSSPSQGEISVSGPSGSGQGNRQTSASVITSKPVAQLEPDNVNEKEKLSLQLKEKQEKMKVSNSLKAMQSFREKLPAFKMKSEFLKAVSENQVLVVSGETGCGKTTQLPQFILEDEISRLHGADCNIICTQPRRISAVSVAARISSERGENLGETVGYQIRLESKRTAQTRLLFCTTGVLLRQLVQDPELTGVSHLLVDEIHERGMNEDFLLIILRDLLPRRPDLRLILMSATINADLFSKYFGNSPTIHIPGLTFPVAELFLEDILEKTRYAVKSEYDNFEGGNSRRRRQQDSKKDPLTELFEDADIDVQFKNYSTATRKSLEAWSGSQLDLGLVEATIEHICRNERDGAILVFLTGWDDISKLLDKIKGNRFLGDPTKYMVLPLHGSMPTVNQREIFDRPPPNKRKIVLATNIAESSITIDDVVYVIDCGKAKETSYDALNKLACLLPSWISKASAHQRRGRAGRVQPGVCYRLYPKMIHDAMLQYQLPEILRTPLQELCLHIKSLQLGAVGSFLAKALQPPDSLAVQNAIELLKTIGALDDTEELTPLGRHLCTLPLDPNIGKMLLMGSIFQCLNPALTIAAALAHRDPFVLPINRKEDADAAKRSFAGDSFSDHIALVKAFEGWKDAKQNGAGEGKSFCWENFLSPVTLQMMEDMRIQFLDLLSNIGFLDKSRGANAYNQYSHDLEMVCAVLCAGLYPNVVQCKRRGKRTAFYTKEVGKVDIHPASVNAGVHLFPLPYMVYSEKVKTTSIYIRDSTNLSDYALLLFGGSLIPSKTGEGIEMLGGYLHFSASKSVLELIRKLRGELDKLLNRKIDNPGLDISSEGKAVVSAVVELLHSQNVQY